AAACAATCTTTGTCAATTCTTTCAGGCACTAGTTTTCCTCCTTTCACGACTTACTCTATTACTCTATATACACTTAAAAACAGTTGATAGTTCGGTGTTTTTTAAATTTTTTTTCTCTAGACTTACTTTAATTAAGAATGAGTAAAGAATTGTGTTAACAAAATCTACAAATTTCATCAATGCGAGTTTTTAAAATATTTTTTCGATTAGTTATATAGTATGATAAGAATTAACTTAATTAAAGGTAGGTTTTTAGAATGAAGGCAGTTCAAATTAATGAATCAAAGCATTTATTTATTGACGATTATCAGATGCCTGTTTTAAGTGAGAATGAACTACTTGTTAAAGTTCATGCTACGGCTATTAATCGAGCTGACTTACTTCAAAAACATGGTAAGTACCCCGTACCTAAAGGCGCATCACCGATTTTAGGTTTAGAGATGGCCGGGATCGTTGAACAAGTTGGGGCTAATGTTACAAATTGGAAAATTGGAGATCGTGTTTGTAGCTTATTGCCAGGAGGAGGTTATGCGCAGTATGTTTCCATTCCTTCAGATTTGGCAATTTCAATTCCAAATCATTTTTCATTCGAAGAGGCAGCGTCTATACCTGAGGTGTTTTTGACAGCTTACTTAAATTTATTTGAATTAGGTAGATTAAAAGAAAATGAAAAAGTATTAATTCATGCCGGAGCTAGTGGTGTAGGAACAGCTGCAATTCAGCTTGCAAGAGAATTTGGTGCAAGTTCAATCGTTACGGCTGGGAATGAAATGAAACTTACAGCCTGTACTGATTTAGGTGCAAATCATGTGATTAACTATAAAAATGAAGATTTTAAAACTGTTGTCGAAAAAGTTACTGATCACGTAGGTGTAGACGTCATTTTAGATTTTATTGGTGCATCTTATTTCCATCAAAACTTACAATCATTAAATACTAATGGAAGGCTCATTTTGATTGGTACAATGGGTGGAGTTAAAGTGAACGATGTGAACTTATTACCACTTTTGACAAAGAGAATTTCCATTATCGGGAGTACTTTGCGTTCACAAACACTTGAGCAAAAAATCTATTTAACAAATCAATTCAAAAAATATGTCTTACCACTTTTTATGAATAAGAAAATAAAACCAATTATCGATACAGTGTATAGTTGGCATGAAGTGAATGAAGCACATACTCGAATGAAGAACAATTTAAATATCGGAAAAATAGTCTTAAAAATAGATTAATTATATGTAAGTTAAAGGGGATAATCATGGTACTACTCGGTTCATTTGTTAATGCAACAGCTATTATTTTTGGCTCTTTACTAGGTTTGTTTATTAAAAGGATTCCAGATCGAATGAAAAATCTAGTAACTCAGTCAATTTCTCTCGTAATTATAGTTATAGGATTTACTTTAGCTATGAAAACAAATCAAGTTCTGATCGTCGTTTTCAGTTTATCGCTAGGTGCGGTTGTAGGAGAATGGTTAGATATCGAAAGTAAATTAGATAAATTAGGACTATTTATCGAAAGTAAATTTCAGTCTAAAAGCGAAGGCTCTATTTCTAAAGGATTTGTCACATCGACTTTGTTATTCTGTGTTGGCGCGATGGCTATACTCGGTGCACTTGATAGCGGGCTCCGTCATAATCATGAAATATTATATACAAAATCAATGATGGATGGATTTTTATCAATCATTTTAACTTCGACTCTCGGCATTGGCGTGTTATTCTCCGCTGTCCCAGTTTTAATCTATCAAGGATTCATTGCCATTTTTGCCTCATTTGTACCGAATCTAGTAACACAGCATTTATTAAATTCAATTATTGCTGAAATCTCAGGTACAGGAGGAATTTTATTAATTGCTCTTGGTTTGAATTCACTAGGTTTAGTAAAAATAAAAATTGGAAATATGTTACCTTCTATTTTATTTGCACTTATTATTGTTTGTTTCATTCAGTTTTTCAAATAAGATTACTAAAATGAGCCCCGAAAAGGGCTCATTATTTTAAATTAATGGAGTTTCCTTCTAAAATAACCTTTGTCTTTATGATATAAGATTAACGCTACTATTAATACTCCTGCAGCAATCCAAACAGCCTGATTCCCAATATATTTTGTGGAAATACTTCCAAACAATGCGCCAAATGAAAAGGAAAGGATAATAACCAAAAACTCTTTAAATTTTGTTTTTGCTTCTTTGTCTTGATTTATAAAAGCTGTATATGCTGCCTGTGAAGCAATTCTAATATTACCGGTTGTCATAGTTGAATTGTATGTCCATTTGTCTAAATGAGTGAAGGTTGAAATTTGTAATGATGAGACAAAGGAGATGCAAACAGTTACAACTATATTAGGTACACTACTAGGTAATAATCCTACAATCATTAATACACTAAATTCTAATAAGAGAATTGAACGTCTATAACTGTATAATAGTTCTCTTAATCGTGGGTGTTTAACGGATTCAGCAACCAACACTCCAAGAATAAAGGCTATAATAGGTAGAATATAATCCACAGAGTTTTTCCAATTTCCAAATGATAGATTTATTGCTAAAAGAACAAGATTTCCCGTTTGTGCATTGGCAAATACACCGTCTCTGCTTATAAAAGTATACCCATCTAAAAAACCGCCTACTAACGCTAACATTAAACCAAGATAGACTGAATTTGATGATAATGATGGAATTATTTTTTGTTTAGATTTCAAACTAGTTCTCCTACTTCTATTACTAAACTTAGCACAATCATAACACACTTATTATGTAAATAAATGTGAACAATAATCCAACAATCACATAAAAAATAATCAATTTTTCACTTGGGATAATTGCTATTTTTTAAGTGGCTACCCTGAAAATTAACCATAAAAAAGAGTTTATGTCTCACTTCCATAGTAGTTACAAAAGGATATAAAAAACCTATCCAAATGGATAGGTTCAAAATTAAATTATTACTAATTTATT
This genomic interval from Gottfriedia acidiceleris contains the following:
- a CDS encoding NAD(P)H-quinone oxidoreductase, whose amino-acid sequence is MKAVQINESKHLFIDDYQMPVLSENELLVKVHATAINRADLLQKHGKYPVPKGASPILGLEMAGIVEQVGANVTNWKIGDRVCSLLPGGGYAQYVSIPSDLAISIPNHFSFEEAASIPEVFLTAYLNLFELGRLKENEKVLIHAGASGVGTAAIQLAREFGASSIVTAGNEMKLTACTDLGANHVINYKNEDFKTVVEKVTDHVGVDVILDFIGASYFHQNLQSLNTNGRLILIGTMGGVKVNDVNLLPLLTKRISIIGSTLRSQTLEQKIYLTNQFKKYVLPLFMNKKIKPIIDTVYSWHEVNEAHTRMKNNLNIGKIVLKID
- a CDS encoding DUF554 domain-containing protein, which encodes MVLLGSFVNATAIIFGSLLGLFIKRIPDRMKNLVTQSISLVIIVIGFTLAMKTNQVLIVVFSLSLGAVVGEWLDIESKLDKLGLFIESKFQSKSEGSISKGFVTSTLLFCVGAMAILGALDSGLRHNHEILYTKSMMDGFLSIILTSTLGIGVLFSAVPVLIYQGFIAIFASFVPNLVTQHLLNSIIAEISGTGGILLIALGLNSLGLVKIKIGNMLPSILFALIIVCFIQFFK
- a CDS encoding YoaK family protein translates to MKSKQKIIPSLSSNSVYLGLMLALVGGFLDGYTFISRDGVFANAQTGNLVLLAINLSFGNWKNSVDYILPIIAFILGVLVAESVKHPRLRELLYSYRRSILLLEFSVLMIVGLLPSSVPNIVVTVCISFVSSLQISTFTHLDKWTYNSTMTTGNIRIASQAAYTAFINQDKEAKTKFKEFLVIILSFSFGALFGSISTKYIGNQAVWIAAGVLIVALILYHKDKGYFRRKLH